One segment of Mycobacterium spongiae DNA contains the following:
- a CDS encoding class I adenylate-forming enzyme family protein, protein MRDAIPFGTKLGELAEQRPGEIATTIVAPDGTAHSLTFGQLDAQANQWGRALAGNGAHTGSRVALAIPNSQHLVLATLGCWKIGAVPIPMHWDLPEWERGRVRMVIEPAVVLDESSRWTLAARAAGESEEPVPTAISPMTNGICSSGSTGIPKVILNLAPSVWISQQGEPFLAAWTPVARPQTIMVPAPMYHTNGFATFGFLLGGDRLVVLEKFDAALVVDTIERYRITNLTATPTMLNRIAALPDIGRRDLSSIVFILQGAAVMPPTLLRTWFELLSPEQIVMAYGMTENLGLTALRGDEWLTHPGSVGRGFRDTEIRILDADGKPLCPGEDGDVYLRAPMSAGYRYLGGAPPLPSTEDGFRCAGDIGHLDEDGYLYILDRRSDMIITGGANVFPAEVESALAGHPDIADVVVIGLPDPNWGRRVHAVIQSAAPLTEPQVIEYAKDRLAPYKVPKTVEFVDAIPRTAATKVNRSAMIAARGG, encoded by the coding sequence ATGAGGGACGCAATCCCGTTTGGAACCAAGCTCGGGGAGCTCGCCGAACAACGACCCGGCGAGATAGCGACAACGATTGTCGCGCCCGATGGCACTGCGCACTCGCTGACTTTCGGTCAGCTGGACGCCCAAGCGAACCAGTGGGGGCGGGCGCTGGCGGGCAACGGCGCCCACACGGGTTCCCGGGTCGCACTCGCGATCCCGAATTCGCAACATCTGGTGCTGGCAACCTTGGGGTGCTGGAAGATCGGTGCGGTTCCCATTCCGATGCATTGGGACCTGCCCGAATGGGAACGTGGCCGGGTGCGCATGGTGATCGAACCGGCAGTGGTCCTCGACGAGAGCAGCCGGTGGACGCTGGCGGCCCGCGCCGCCGGAGAGTCCGAAGAGCCCGTTCCCACAGCCATTTCCCCGATGACCAACGGAATCTGCAGCAGTGGGTCGACCGGCATACCCAAGGTGATTCTCAACCTGGCGCCGTCAGTGTGGATTTCGCAGCAGGGCGAACCGTTTCTGGCGGCGTGGACACCGGTGGCGAGGCCGCAGACCATCATGGTGCCCGCGCCGATGTATCACACCAACGGGTTCGCCACCTTCGGGTTCCTGCTGGGCGGTGATCGTCTGGTGGTGCTAGAAAAGTTCGACGCGGCACTGGTCGTGGACACCATTGAGCGGTATCGCATCACGAACTTGACCGCCACCCCAACGATGCTGAACCGCATCGCTGCGTTGCCCGACATCGGTCGGCGGGACTTGTCCAGCATCGTCTTTATCCTGCAGGGCGCGGCCGTGATGCCGCCCACGCTGCTGCGCACCTGGTTCGAGCTGCTCAGCCCGGAGCAGATCGTGATGGCCTACGGCATGACCGAGAACCTGGGGCTGACCGCGCTACGCGGTGATGAGTGGCTGACTCATCCGGGTAGCGTCGGACGCGGCTTCCGCGACACTGAGATCCGCATTCTTGACGCGGATGGAAAGCCGCTGTGCCCAGGCGAAGACGGCGACGTCTACCTGCGTGCGCCCATGAGCGCCGGGTACCGCTATCTGGGCGGGGCGCCGCCGCTGCCGTCGACCGAGGACGGCTTTCGCTGCGCAGGTGACATCGGCCACCTGGATGAGGACGGCTACCTCTACATCCTCGACCGCCGCTCCGACATGATCATCACCGGGGGCGCCAATGTCTTTCCGGCAGAGGTGGAGTCCGCCCTCGCCGGGCACCCCGACATTGCCGACGTCGTGGTCATCGGGCTGCCCGACCCCAACTGGGGCCGCCGGGTGCACGCGGTGATACAGAGTGCGGCGCCACTCACCGAGCCCCAGGTGATCGAGTACGCCAAAGACCGGCTAGCCCCCTACAAGGTGCCCAAGACGGTCGAGTTCGTCGACGCGATTCCGCGGACCGCCGCAACCAAGGTGAACCGCTCGGCGATGATCGCGGCCCGGGGCGGGTGA
- a CDS encoding DUF7676 family protein gives MTTANPAVVETEDGGREQRWSLPADEQSLLNLIHLCFDEYWDEIWFGIIVEGAAWEVAAPNPPKRISMYDGYATVDFGRWHFHLCIGEHRASGPELGRIRQCARAELYRRIGDDDCPTSWGARLYNGRDEQMMTLLLPNPFLTNDQQIRDWPAWGQLELWDRLRSSYLGIDPDPRDRSGKGFRHG, from the coding sequence ATGACTACCGCCAACCCCGCTGTCGTTGAGACCGAAGACGGAGGGCGAGAACAACGCTGGTCACTGCCCGCCGACGAGCAGAGCCTGCTCAACCTGATCCACCTGTGCTTCGACGAGTACTGGGACGAAATCTGGTTCGGCATCATCGTCGAAGGCGCAGCCTGGGAGGTAGCGGCGCCGAACCCGCCCAAGCGCATCTCGATGTACGACGGGTACGCCACCGTCGACTTCGGCCGCTGGCATTTCCACCTGTGCATCGGTGAGCATCGGGCAAGCGGACCCGAACTTGGCAGGATCCGCCAGTGTGCGCGCGCCGAGTTGTATCGGCGGATCGGTGACGACGACTGCCCCACCTCCTGGGGGGCGCGCCTCTACAACGGCCGCGACGAACAGATGATGACGCTCCTGCTGCCGAACCCCTTCTTGACCAACGATCAGCAGATCCGCGATTGGCCAGCCTGGGGGCAGCTCGAACTCTGGGACCGGCTGCGGAGCAGCTATCTCGGCATCGATCCCGACCCGCGAGACCGCTCCGGCAAGGGTTTTCGGCACGGATAG
- a CDS encoding hotdog fold thioesterase, which translates to MAEVARAERFIKTAVEILGETGRTDFTVQEVVARSKTSLRAFYQHFSSKDELLLALFERTMAQSAQLWRAEADGLDSTAALKLVIDRISAQPESSAQDSLNRALSLYNQHLAETRPRDYAGVLSPLHQLIRDIVARGITEGVFNPGLEIATAAAIVMQTVLGALRLHWLGTELNGTPIDAGQLFDFCSRALGIRDNDDRSTTPSLAELFAQLGIRQAVAHGAELAMTMPVSPQVTNTTGALQGGLIATLADVAGGHLGLQYLRPGTSMTTADLFVRYLRPITQGSALAIPRVLRAGRRSLVMHVDIFRDGENDSEKGGELAATATVNFAIINAPTP; encoded by the coding sequence ATGGCTGAAGTGGCGCGCGCTGAGCGTTTCATCAAGACCGCGGTCGAGATCCTCGGTGAAACGGGGCGCACCGATTTCACCGTGCAGGAAGTCGTGGCGCGTTCCAAGACGTCGTTGCGTGCCTTCTACCAGCATTTCAGTAGTAAGGACGAGTTGTTGCTGGCGCTGTTCGAGCGGACTATGGCGCAGTCCGCACAGCTATGGCGTGCCGAGGCCGACGGGTTGGACAGCACCGCCGCTCTCAAGCTGGTGATCGACCGAATCAGCGCACAGCCCGAATCAAGCGCACAGGACAGCCTCAATCGGGCGCTGAGTCTCTACAACCAACACCTCGCCGAGACCCGGCCACGCGACTATGCCGGGGTTCTCTCCCCCCTCCATCAACTGATTCGCGACATTGTGGCCCGGGGCATCACCGAAGGCGTGTTCAACCCCGGCCTGGAGATCGCAACGGCGGCGGCCATCGTCATGCAAACCGTGCTCGGCGCGCTCCGATTGCACTGGCTGGGAACCGAATTGAACGGTACCCCAATAGACGCCGGCCAGCTGTTCGACTTCTGTAGCCGCGCACTCGGCATTCGCGACAACGACGACCGGTCGACGACGCCGTCGCTGGCCGAACTCTTCGCCCAACTCGGAATCCGCCAAGCCGTGGCGCACGGCGCCGAGCTCGCGATGACAATGCCGGTTAGCCCGCAGGTCACCAATACAACCGGCGCCCTTCAAGGCGGCTTAATCGCCACGCTTGCCGACGTAGCCGGCGGCCACCTTGGGTTGCAATACCTGCGGCCGGGTACGTCGATGACGACCGCCGACCTCTTTGTTCGCTATCTGAGGCCTATCACGCAGGGGTCGGCACTGGCGATACCCCGGGTGCTGCGGGCTGGCCGGCGATCTCTCGTCATGCACGTCGACATTTTCCGCGACGGCGAAAACGACAGCGAAAAAGGCGGCGAACTCGCCGCAACGGCGACCGTCAATTTTGCGATCATCAACGCGCCCACACCGTAG
- a CDS encoding amidohydrolase family protein — translation MPSRELPFPVFDADNHMYEPQEALTKFLPDKRKNVIDYVQVRGRTKIVVRGHISDYIPNPTFEVVARPGAQEEYFRHGSGGKSYREMMGEPMKAIPAFREPAPRLEVMDELGLDYALMFPTLASLVEERMKDDPEMTHDVIHALNQWMYETWSFNYQDRIFATPVITLPIVDRALEELEWCLQRGARTVLVRPAPVPGFRGSRSFGFEEFDPFWQACVRAEIPVSMHASDSGYSEMINVWEPGDEFLPFKPTAFRMLAMGKRPIEDAMGALVCHGALSRNPALRILSIENGADWVPTLFKGLKSVYKKMPNAFSENPIDAFKRCVYISPFWEDRFTEIVTMVGTDRVVFGSDWPHPEGLKDPISFVDELSDLERDDVEKIMGGNMMQVMKVSQPASKPVTA, via the coding sequence ATGCCGTCTCGCGAGCTTCCCTTCCCCGTGTTCGACGCCGACAACCACATGTACGAACCGCAGGAGGCGCTGACAAAGTTCCTACCGGACAAGCGCAAGAACGTGATCGACTACGTGCAGGTGCGCGGTCGCACCAAGATTGTGGTGCGCGGCCACATCAGCGACTACATCCCTAACCCGACCTTCGAAGTCGTCGCGAGGCCGGGCGCCCAAGAGGAGTACTTCCGGCACGGCAGCGGCGGCAAGAGCTACCGCGAAATGATGGGCGAGCCGATGAAAGCGATCCCCGCTTTCCGCGAACCGGCGCCGCGGCTGGAGGTCATGGACGAGCTCGGCCTCGACTACGCCCTGATGTTCCCCACGCTGGCCAGCCTGGTCGAAGAGCGGATGAAAGACGACCCGGAAATGACCCACGACGTCATTCACGCGCTCAATCAGTGGATGTATGAGACGTGGTCGTTCAACTACCAGGACCGCATCTTTGCCACCCCGGTGATTACCTTGCCCATTGTCGACCGCGCGCTCGAAGAACTCGAGTGGTGCCTGCAGCGGGGCGCGCGCACCGTGCTGGTGCGCCCGGCCCCGGTGCCTGGCTTCCGCGGCAGCCGGTCCTTCGGTTTCGAGGAGTTCGACCCGTTCTGGCAGGCCTGCGTGCGAGCGGAGATCCCGGTGTCAATGCACGCGTCGGACAGTGGTTACTCCGAGATGATCAATGTGTGGGAGCCCGGCGACGAATTCTTGCCGTTCAAGCCAACGGCCTTCCGGATGCTCGCTATGGGCAAGCGACCGATCGAGGATGCGATGGGTGCGCTGGTCTGCCATGGCGCGCTGTCGCGCAACCCCGCATTGCGCATCTTGTCGATTGAAAACGGTGCCGATTGGGTCCCAACCCTGTTCAAGGGACTCAAGAGCGTCTACAAGAAGATGCCCAACGCGTTTAGCGAGAATCCGATCGACGCGTTCAAACGGTGCGTCTACATCAGCCCGTTCTGGGAGGACCGGTTCACCGAGATCGTCACGATGGTGGGCACCGACCGGGTTGTCTTCGGGTCCGACTGGCCGCACCCGGAAGGCCTCAAAGACCCGATCTCCTTTGTTGACGAGCTTAGCGATCTTGAGCGCGACGACGTCGAAAAGATCATGGGCGGCAACATGATGCAGGTAATGAAGGTCTCCCAACCGGCCTCTAAACCAGTGACCGCCTGA
- a CDS encoding protein-S-isoprenylcysteine O-methyltransferase: protein MGDVVPDNDHASDPAPGRRAVFGGSVHGHWMQLGSVALAVGIYLWRTHGDARWPVPAGAAVLCGQALIRAPHARRAVTVAADDSYVTGTERALLAAAFVTMSALPLVYLATPLFDPLDYRMPMWVAPVGVALAAAGLWLFGWSHRDLGQQWSVTLQIGEHHQLITKGVYGRVRHPMYAALWLLAISQPLLFQNWIAGPPVIAGFGLLYVLRVPREEAMMRATFGDAYAAYCARTGRVVPRLW from the coding sequence GTGGGTGACGTGGTCCCGGACAATGACCATGCGAGTGATCCTGCGCCGGGGCGTCGCGCGGTTTTTGGTGGCAGTGTTCATGGTCATTGGATGCAGTTGGGCAGTGTTGCGCTCGCGGTCGGGATCTATCTGTGGCGAACCCACGGCGACGCGCGATGGCCGGTGCCGGCCGGTGCGGCGGTGCTATGTGGCCAGGCGCTGATCAGGGCGCCACACGCCCGTCGGGCCGTCACCGTCGCTGCCGACGACAGCTACGTCACCGGGACAGAGCGAGCCCTGCTGGCAGCGGCCTTCGTCACCATGTCTGCGCTGCCGCTGGTCTATCTGGCTACCCCGCTGTTCGACCCTCTCGATTACCGCATGCCGATGTGGGTGGCGCCGGTGGGCGTGGCGCTGGCTGCAGCGGGTTTGTGGTTGTTCGGCTGGTCGCATCGTGACCTGGGTCAGCAGTGGTCGGTCACCCTGCAGATCGGCGAGCACCATCAGCTGATTACGAAGGGCGTGTACGGGCGGGTGCGCCATCCGATGTATGCCGCCCTCTGGCTGCTGGCGATCAGCCAACCCTTGCTCTTCCAAAATTGGATCGCCGGGCCGCCGGTCATCGCGGGATTCGGGCTGCTGTACGTGCTACGCGTCCCACGGGAGGAAGCCATGATGCGCGCGACATTCGGTGACGCCTACGCCGCCTACTGCGCTCGCACCGGTCGTGTTGTGCCTCGCCTGTGGTGA
- a CDS encoding cytochrome P450 — translation MTTTLQPLDIDGIDFASDDRPDLHEVLAKLRSQRDYAIVPFAGTRAVLLLTQELVAAGFRDEETFPSWAAYTMATKPVLGHTIQCMSGREHRVNRAIVSTPLRRNHVAQYLEPIIEPAINELIDRFAHRGEADLVAEFTQRFSLLINNRMLGIPVEDEQRFYRWAQGLIHYPWDPEEAKRCARELTEYVMPIIAARRIEPGDDMISRIVSATTEDGEQLDDEQVLSFVRLLYPVGADTTMLAMGIALAALFTHPEQLDLLRSDPDEHLEWAVWEALRWEPPVALLPRACPEAVTWHGIDIPAQTPMVFAITAANRDPSVYPNPDHFDITRRVTPMVAFGQGPHSCIGNWLAFAELVAALRTLLTRLPNLRVAPGAAGAVRVTSQVGTALRGVDTLPVRFDPA, via the coding sequence GTGACAACGACACTTCAGCCACTCGACATCGACGGTATCGACTTCGCCAGTGACGACCGGCCGGACCTGCATGAAGTGCTGGCGAAACTTCGCAGCCAGCGGGACTACGCGATCGTCCCGTTCGCAGGAACGCGCGCGGTCCTGCTACTCACCCAGGAACTCGTCGCCGCCGGGTTCCGGGACGAAGAGACGTTTCCGTCGTGGGCGGCATACACGATGGCCACCAAACCGGTGTTGGGTCACACGATTCAGTGCATGTCCGGGCGTGAGCACCGGGTCAATCGCGCGATCGTGTCCACGCCGCTGCGACGCAACCACGTGGCGCAGTATCTGGAGCCGATCATCGAGCCGGCGATCAACGAGCTGATCGATCGCTTTGCCCATCGGGGTGAGGCCGATCTGGTTGCCGAGTTCACCCAGCGCTTCTCGCTCCTCATCAACAACCGGATGCTGGGCATCCCGGTCGAGGATGAGCAGCGGTTCTACCGCTGGGCACAGGGTCTCATCCACTACCCCTGGGACCCGGAGGAGGCGAAGCGGTGTGCGCGCGAGCTCACCGAGTACGTCATGCCGATCATCGCTGCTCGTCGAATCGAGCCCGGCGACGACATGATTTCCCGGATCGTCAGCGCGACTACCGAGGACGGTGAGCAACTCGACGACGAACAGGTGCTGTCGTTCGTGCGGCTGCTCTACCCGGTTGGTGCCGACACCACAATGCTGGCCATGGGCATTGCACTGGCCGCCCTGTTCACGCATCCTGAGCAGCTCGACCTGCTCCGATCCGACCCCGACGAACACCTCGAGTGGGCGGTCTGGGAGGCGCTGCGGTGGGAGCCACCGGTGGCGCTACTTCCGCGCGCCTGTCCCGAGGCTGTGACCTGGCACGGAATCGACATCCCGGCACAGACCCCGATGGTGTTCGCGATCACCGCCGCCAACCGCGACCCGTCGGTGTATCCCAACCCGGACCACTTCGACATCACCCGCCGGGTGACCCCGATGGTCGCCTTCGGCCAGGGCCCCCACAGCTGCATCGGAAACTGGCTGGCATTCGCGGAGCTGGTTGCCGCTCTGCGGACGCTGTTGACGCGGCTACCGAACCTTCGTGTGGCGCCCGGGGCCGCCGGTGCCGTCCGCGTCACGAGCCAAGTCGGCACCGCGCTACGCGGAGTCGACACGCTGCCGGTGCGCTTTGACCCCGCCTAG
- a CDS encoding helix-turn-helix domain-containing protein, whose protein sequence is MVEFLTVRERPQSSAEIADGLGLSRSTVGAILAALDEQGWVVRLPDRTYRLGPGLIAIGERARPMLPHPDVVHDELDGLARRVGCAVGLSTVHGDQLIVVALAARGGRVPAGFASGTRLPLEPPGGASIIAFADEAEQDAWLARSKPDDAPRFRRVLEVIRQTGVGVWGASAADIETVDVIADVVSFLSAHPASAQLRDRLLSRLSSLAGNAYEPAQLSLDDELPVSVITTPVFGAAGRAQWELQVGPFKSAVSREERKRIIDELLASAARLARPEPDRAAGGHRVTRALNVPARGAPD, encoded by the coding sequence GTGGTGGAATTTCTTACCGTCCGAGAGCGGCCGCAGTCGTCGGCAGAGATCGCCGACGGCCTGGGCCTGAGCCGCTCGACGGTCGGCGCAATCCTGGCGGCGCTGGATGAACAGGGCTGGGTCGTCCGCCTTCCCGATCGGACCTATCGGCTCGGCCCAGGTCTCATCGCGATCGGTGAGCGGGCTCGCCCGATGCTGCCCCATCCCGATGTTGTGCACGATGAACTCGACGGGCTTGCTCGCCGCGTCGGCTGTGCCGTCGGGCTGAGCACCGTTCACGGCGACCAGCTGATCGTCGTGGCACTGGCAGCTCGCGGTGGCCGTGTTCCGGCCGGCTTTGCCTCTGGCACCCGGTTGCCGCTAGAACCCCCTGGGGGCGCATCTATCATCGCCTTCGCCGACGAGGCCGAGCAGGACGCGTGGCTGGCCCGATCGAAACCCGATGACGCGCCCCGATTCCGGCGGGTGCTCGAGGTGATCCGGCAGACCGGAGTGGGTGTCTGGGGCGCCAGCGCCGCCGACATCGAAACGGTTGACGTCATCGCCGACGTCGTGAGCTTCCTGTCTGCTCACCCGGCAAGCGCGCAGCTGCGCGACCGCCTCCTCTCGCGACTCAGCAGCCTCGCAGGCAACGCCTACGAACCGGCACAACTATCGCTCGACGACGAGCTTCCGGTGAGTGTCATTACCACCCCGGTTTTCGGCGCCGCCGGCCGCGCCCAGTGGGAGCTGCAGGTCGGGCCGTTCAAGTCGGCGGTCTCGCGCGAGGAAAGGAAACGGATCATCGACGAATTGCTCGCGAGCGCCGCCCGCCTCGCCCGGCCAGAACCTGATCGAGCCGCCGGCGGACACCGCGTGACGCGCGCGCTCAACGTGCCCGCCCGTGGCGCACCTGATTAA